The Plasmodium coatneyi strain Hackeri chromosome 11, complete sequence DNA segment tttcccttcttattccttctcttcttaaTGAGTACACCTTAAAGGATTCACTTATACCGAAGGCGCACATTGTAGTATTTGAGCTCCCTCTAACACTCCTACACTTAAGTGTGCAcattgtacttttttatatattaatgtacttttttcatttttctctttaaagAATATaggaattggaaaaaaaaaaaaaaaaaaaaaagaaggaaggacgtGTATGGGGGGGTGGGAACATCATATTTATTGGTCCATGCGACCATAACCTACATTCTTTCTGCTTTGTTCGttcatattatttcttcttcctcttttttgagGTGATCGTGGTGGTGATCTACcaatatatatggtagaaacATCAGTAGAATCGAATGTAGAGTCTGCTGTTGTGAAAgtgtctgttgttgttgtggacaTGTCTTCTGTTAGAGTGTCGAGGTCCCTTCGGGCGgatcttcttttacttctatTTCTATTGTTATTTCTGCTGCTACCTCCTCCTCCAGAAGAATGCTTACTAAACCACGAAGGTAAAAGGTcatactaaaaaataaaaggagtggaaagataaaaaggatgaacatgtatacatatgtacatgtatatacttatatatatatggacatatgcatatatgtatatatatataggtatatatatatatatagatatatatatatagctccattataattgttgtaattatgttaattatacttaccttatatgaAAGGAATGccattgttggtaatccgaCCACTCCAAATATGGAGAAAACAGAGGCTACTGCTGTATTCCCAGAAGAGGCCGTATTGGCGAAAATTGTTGGACTCCATACAAAATTAGGGTCACATCCAAATTTGACGTCCTTATATATTTGAATACCCTTATCAGATGTTCCCTCTAAGGTGCACTCATTGCCCTTTAGACCCGATGTAGGAGTTTTTATACATTCCGTATTAGATTCAACTTTGAAATCCTTCTTTTGAGTACATTCCCCATATACTTTCTTAAATTCATTACAATATAGATCATTATTTTTGCCCTGACAGTCCTTTTGCACCTCCTTATAAGCTTTAACAGCTCCATCTAAGTGTTCGTAATACCCTTTATCACAGGTGTTGTCATGAGATTccagtttttcctttattcctttataatCGAAGGAGAAGTCAAATACGGTTTTTCTATTAGTGAACATTGTCTGGGTGATGTTAGTATGGTCAGTGTCCATAATTGTACAATTATTCGGAACAGGAAATGCACTTAGTGCTGCGTATATGCATTGCATGGTACCTAAGAATTTAGTACTATTTGTATTACCTATTTTAGTCCATACAAgttcacctaaccaataatataaaaaatgacaaagggaTTTATTGAACCGTTCCTCTAATTCGGCCGACCCATCGTCCGATTGGCCTGGTCCGTTGTGTCCAGGTACAGGTGGAGGGGGCGGAAGCTCCGCCTCCATCCGTAATGCCCCATTTGTTTGTGCTTGTGATTCGTCCCATTTCTTGTAAGAGACATAACAGAGGGCATCTACAATTTTGTCGATTATATCTTTAATTTCATTGCACAAATTTAATTTGGACTCTGCACTCTCTTTTAGAGTTCCTTCCATATCAAAACTTTTACAGTTGGAGCTAGCTGTTGTGGAGACACTCCTCCCATCGGCGGTATTCCCATCGACGTTATTATAGAAACGGATCTTCGAGTACAACATACCTAAAGTTGCTTCCTATAAAGGTGATCGGcaacatgtacatatttatgttcTCACCTGTGCATTTTATTATCTTcacttctatttttattacaATGTAAgcaaatttattatttactttatatttatgtaatcactttatatagaaaaggaaatgtaccCCTAATACTTGCGGTCCATCATCTTCCTGTAATTCTCCAACCattgtatatgtacaaatctgtgtatatataataaatttatattataaaatgtgcttatttcaacacacatatatatgtattaagtctttgcatatatacatgtacataattAGAATGTggatgtacacataaaattttttgcatagaaaattttttactttcttctttcttccatattaataatgtacatatattgcaTAATTCTTTAGGGGGGACGATAACAAATTATACACGTGTACGAAGTTATTACGCAGAATTGAAGAGTGTAGAAATAGAAACAAATGTGCTacaataacaaaaaaatagaacgtGAAGGGGAAATGAATGTATGATTTAAACTTTTTCTCATATCGTTGCTTTCTCCCTTTATTCACTTATTCTATTATCGTTGGATTATGCTTAGTGGCTCCCCTACCCCCTGCTTgagtattatattattatattatttaccTTATTCAATTATTGTACCAATAGGGGTAAACAATTTCTTCCCTCTCAGATAAAAATTTCTGCTTATGTTACTTAATTCATGTTtgattgttattattttaaaaggatGTGGTGGTTGTTGTCCAttagaaaaatattgttaacATGTACCATATAATTAATGTGCAAAAtatacttcccccccttttttttttttttcatttataagtGTTCCGTAGCATTTCCTTTGGTATTCCTCCTTAACTTTTTAAcgaatatattataaatagtTCACTTACACACAGTTTCCCATATATGAAAACTGAACTATAcaccttttcccttctttcccttcatcCAATACGGATtatattttctacattttagATATGaatgttccttcatttctattcatgtatttttttttttaattttattatttcttcccttttggcaTTGCACTAAAGTGtttacattgttcatgtgtgtataatcaatatatataagttcagaaaaaaagaaatatgaaccaaaaaaaaaaaaaaaagaaaaaatgtttttttctctttccttttacttcactttattttgatttgaaCCTGTTGGgtcatcttcttttttatggaaaatcggaaatattcctttttctctttttttttttttttttttttcctttacaagTTTTTATCtgtataattttcttttttcctttctatactttccttcaaatatttttctgagAAGAGGGATAGcatctctttccttttttcctttttttttctttaaaggatataggaagaaggaaggcaaaaaggaaaaaaggaaaaaaggaaaaaacaagtaaaaagaaggaaagggaaaaaagagaaaaaagaaaaaaaaaaaaagaagaaagaagaaaaagaaaaaaaagaaaaaagaaaaaagaaagaaaataaaaggaggaaaagaaagaaaggtcATTGTGCTCTTATATTGTATGAACTGTATGATTCTACATATCTCTCTGTTGGagtatttattcattctacattacattccaatcaatttgtgttgttgttacatgttttgataatgTACATTCCTCTTCTGCCGCGTACTACTTCTTGCTCCTGGTGATGGTCGTGatctaccattatatatggtagaattatcttctgttgttgtagACAAGTCTGTTGAATAAAGTGTGGAAGAGTcgtcttctgtgagtgtaCCAAAGTTAGAGTTGGTtgagctttttttttttctgctcctgGAAGACTTCCCTACCCAAGAAGATAGAGGCGTATACTGAAaagtggaaggttgttagggtcgTGGTAGGtgagaggaaggaggagcatgtattacatatatggaaCAGTTTTACTctctttatatatgttcgtTTCACATTTAagtaaatatgaataaaatgttattattattcatttttgctaaTATAATTGTGATTACTTTgtataggaagaaagtgacAGCTGCTGGTAGGCTTATTCCGGTCACTGCAGAAGATACGATTGGAACGACGGTGTTGGTGCTGTTcccagcagcagcagcaccactCTTCAGCTGCGATGGTGGTGAATGATGTGAGGACGTTTCTTTGTGCCCAAATGATGATGCAGCAACTACTGAAAACAGTTGTTTCAAACAACTATCCAGATTTGCTTCGTCCCCTTCGTTGTCGGATGCAGGGTCCTCCCTCATAGCTTTAGACTGCAATTCTGAAGGTTTTGGAATTTTACCATCATTATCCTCGAACATTTCCTTAAATCTTTTACAGAAGtcatcattattatttcgGTTTCCTGTACCACAGTTTGCTTGTACTTGTCTATAAGCTGTAGTAGCTGCATCCAAATAGGATTTATATACCTGTGTACAGTACTctttaaaactttttaaatcCTTCCATATTGTTCGGTAATCGTAATAATAGtcaaatattatttttcttttactgaATATGTCCCTGCTAACGGTATTGTGCATATCGTTGTAAGTGCAATGAGCGCCCTGTTCGTTCAATTTATTGTAAATTTCCCTCATAGTATCCTTAAATGAAGAACTTGATCCCCATTTATTACACAATATATCCCCAAGCCAAAAGTAGAAATAATCACACGTTTTGTCACATTgcgtttccccctttgtacTCACTGTAGACACAAGACACCAAGCGCTCGTAATTCTTTGTGCATAATTTCTGTCTCCATCTATCCAGAAGTCTCTTATTTTATCCTTCAAAATACTACTTATCTGTTGTGCTTTGGAATCACTATTTGCACATTTATGTCCGtcattattaaaatatgtatatatttgtttggaaggtaaatctTCCAATTTGCACTGTCCCTACAAATGTGGAATGGTTggccaaaaaaagaggcgGGATGGAATGGgtggaatatgtataaatgtatgtgCATTTCTTCTAAATTTATTGCGTATTATGCACATAgagaatattatatgtgtatacatctatattatggaaaataaataaatgaatgcgGGGGTTATTACTTTTGTCACCATGGTTCCGCTcattgtacatatgtgtggacat contains these protein-coding regions:
- a CDS encoding KIR protein, which produces MVTKGQCKLEDLPSKQIYTYFNNDGHKCANSDSKAQQISSILKDKIRDFWIDGDRNYAQRITSAWCLVSTVSTKGETQCDKTCDYFYFWLGDILCNKWGSSSSFKDTMREIYNKLNEQGAHCTYNDMHNTVSRDIFSKRKIIFDYYYDYRTIWKDLKSFKEYCTQVYKSYLDAATTAYRQVQANCGTGNRNNNDDFCKRFKEMFEDNDGKIPKPSELQSKAMREDPASDNEGDEANLDSCLKQLFSVVAASSFGHKETSSHHSPPSQLKSGAAAAGNSTNTVVPIVSSAVTGISLPAAVTFFLYKVITIILAKMNNNNILFIFT